The window aaaatttccaccaaaaaaaataaaatataattctgCTAAATCtaatccaaataaaaaaaaaaggactcaTAAATACTCAAAACAAAATACTAAAAGAAGACCTCAACTAGACAAAAAGGTTGTCGTATAAGACTTGCCAAGTCAAGGAAGAATATTGGAGTCCTTAAAGATGTCCCtatcatatatctttcttttgttcTCCTACCTCTTGACCCATTATTGTTCATACAtcccttttatttttatttgagcaATGAACAGATTCCCAAACCATCAAAAGAAAACCCTCATAGGAGCTGTTTCGATTACATAATGTGTTTTATGCCCGGCCAAGTATAGTAGTCAGAGAAAGACCAGGCCACAGCTAATTGCAATAGTTTATTCTTCATAGAAAAACCATGTTCTACATGCAAAAGAGTCCTGATCATAGCTCGATTCATTACGGATGACCAGTTCATGTACCTCAAGCCCCACTTGTTCTTTAATATGACCATGTAGAGTTGTCCTCTAGCAAAAGAAATGGGAAAGTAAACCAAAGACATTAGGTATGAAAGAAGGCTTGAGGAGAAATAATAGTCTTTTCTAATCCGTTCCATTTCTAAAGTTCTGCCAGTTCTATTCCGCCAAGAAAGTAAGGTAGAACGATCGCCATCGTTGCTGGAATCCATGAACGAGAAAGAAATGGTCATTGGTTCCCACATAAAGTCATTCTGAAGTCTGTGATTCTGCAGGCTGATAACCTGAGACAACAAACGTTGCACCAGTTGCGTCGGAACTTGACGATCAAGCAAGCAGCAAGATGTTTCCTAGCGATCGGAGAGTATTACACTCGTCTGCGTGCTCTGAGCTCTCTGTGGGCTTCTCGCCCTCGGCAGTAAGTTCGTCATGCGCCATCTGCTATTTATACTCGATACTTTCCCTTGGTTAAAGCAACGGTGTAAGCTTCTCCGGTATGCATGACTATAAACATACAACGCACCTTTCAATATGCATGCAGCTAAACAATCTCTTCCGCAATGCATAAATGCATCAATCAAGTTATGATCATGTTGTTGATTGGTCATATATCCTTTCGCATTTACATGACTAGCGCATGTATGTCTTCCCCGCAGGAGCTTAATCGTTCATGACAGTGTTGTCTCATCAGCGACAGACCTGCAGATTGTTCATCAACCACTGCAGAATCATTTTACTTCCTTCTGAAAAGATTCCCAATCAAGAAATATGCTGTGCATAGTTTCCATTTTGAGCTCATCCATGTTGTACCATGACTGTATTCTTATGCATTAGGAGATTTGTACTTGGCCCAAAAAAAGAGCTCAAGGGTGCTAAAAGCAAGATTATTCTAATGCATTTCTTGTTGTGGTTGTTGAACAATAGGAAGAAATTGTTAGTAAAATATGAATACAAAAGGCTTGTTTCATATGTACCAATAAGAGCAACAGGGAAGTACTTTTCTAAGCCACAGTATGACCTTATCCAACCTAGACCTAACTTCAAATAATTTCCTAAGTTGCATTAGAATAAGACAAATTTGAGTGTATGATTTTAACAAATGCTGTTTTATATAACTAATTGTCTTTTActgcaattatatatatatatatatatattattttttatcaatgttATAACACATCAAATAATATTGTAATTATTTTTCTATAACTAGTATCTTTAAATAGAATTTTGATATAATATGAGAGAGCTAATTATGTAGTTATCGTTTGTAATTAGGTATCTTTAGTATCCCGGCTCCTatacttttaaaagttatataGGGATcactatacttacgaaagtgaaacatttaacttcGTTTATTCTCATATCATCAATTTTATTAACGAAAATATTGCATGTGTTCAGTGGTAAATCGAAGTGAGGCAAAGTGAGCATATGCTCAGTGGtaaacattataatatttttattaacaaAATTGACGATGTAAAAAGAAATAATGTTAAatgttttacttatatatatatatatatatatatatatatatatatatataaggatcttaatataatttttaaaaatataaggatcgagATATTAAACATAGGTAAAAGAACTGTTTGATATAGCCACATGTATAGCTATGAAGTTTCCAAGAAACTTCCGAAGTGAAGAAATAAATTCTCATGTGTCCACAAGCAAAGATGAATGCAGGTTAATTATTGGGGAAAGTGTTTCTTGCTTCAAAACTTCCTTGTTGACAATCTCCAAGAACTCATTACTTTTTGCTTCCCATTCCTCAACAATTTGGTAAACATAAAGTCAATGGAAACAAGTATGCAAAAGCTCTGTGGTATTTTAATTCCCTCCTCCATCTTTACTATAGTAAAGAAAATCCATGTGTTTTGTTGGTAAACACAATCCATGTGTATTCTAAAAGGCCACTTTCCCTAATTTAAGACAGTCTGATAGTTACTGAAAGCTACAGATGACCTAATCCTGGTTACAGTGGAGGAGAGCATTAGAAGAATCAGATATAAAAGGaagaatgaataataataatataagacCACATAATCTCAAGATAGCTTCAGCCTTTTTATATTTCCAAAGCTAAGCTGACAAGAAATGTAATACCAATAAAAGATTACATTAGTGACAAGATCATGACAAGACCTAATCAACCAATATATAACAATCAAAGATAAGTTAAAGCATGCACGATGTGTCACAGCAAGAAGGAATTGATCATAAATTAGAAATGAAACCGGGTCCAAGATCAGACAAACAATTGCACAGCTGAGGAGATTGATCTACATGAAGCAAACTGGTTTCTGATGACAAGAAGAACTTTAAGACAAAGATGGGAATATGTGAGGAAAAAGTTAAAGCTTAATATATCCCAGGTTCAGAAATCTTGCAGCTATTGTGGCCCAAGATCTGTGTCTGTGGACTGTAGACTTACTACCTTGATACCCATGTATCTCTTGGAAGAGCTGAATTGCCCCTGCTTGCTAGCTATTATACCTCCAAAATATTGcttatattgatatttttctaatgaaataaaatgAGGAGAAGAAGGGCAAAAACTTTACTGCTGCAAAATAAAAGCTTACTAAGTATACTTCCTTTGCTTTGCACTGCTATGTTTTCTTTGGGTGGTGTGGATCATCATGCTTGAGACATACTTCTAACTGAGACAGACATACTTGACACACAAACCATAAAACTTATCTACATAGTTGATGTTAGTCTATAGGTTTTACTTGGATCCCTCAAGAACCATTTTAATTGATCCTGGTGGATTTGTAGTTGTTGTTCCTGCAGTGGCTTTTGGGATTTAAGTATAATCTGCTTTTGAGGAGCTCAAAGATAAGGCAAGCATCCACTTCATTACCCAATGAACAAAGTTAGCCACCTTCACATTATTCATTTCTACAACTCGCTAAGATTGATTGAGTGGGCGCATATTATTGTCGGTAACCACAAAGCTCCAAAGTAGGTTTTCAACTTTTTCAAATGGAAACAAAATAATAACCTTTAAACCCTCACATCAATCTTAGGGGTCTATTTCAAACTATATATAATTTACTGAAAATTAGGACTATTGCATTAAGTTCTTATCAGGAGCATCAGCTCCTTATTATATGCCTTTAGTTCCTTTTTTTTGTCTCTCTGATACACAAATGCAAGGAAGAATGCAGAGGTGCAAATCTACAAATTTTAGGTTGAACACCATGAGATTCTGAAAATTTTTTTGGAACTCTAAACTTGTAAGAACAGAAGCTTATAAGTTCCCAAGATCCATGTTGGGTTGAAACCAGGGAACCTTTGACAAGACAGGCTAAGAATCAGAACCATGTTGGGTTGAAATGAGTAGAACGACCCTCTCATCTCGACAAATAAACATGATGGACAAATGCTTACTGAGATCTTGCCAGTAGCCATAGTGGACAGTCTGTGACCTGCACATCCTAATCTCTCCACCTCTGTGATCCGATCAACACCTTGACAAGATATGCACAAGATATGCATCTTCAGTATTCCCAGCCATTTATGTAAACTTATGCCTTCTTTTTCCTGATCAAGAGCCATAGGATCTCTTTTTACATGATATGATGACATGTGAGCACTACCATTTCTTTGTGAAGAGGGagagcttctctctctcttttttatttgttcCAATTCCTCCAGAGAATATAGGCAATCATAGCAAGTTCCATCCATGGATGTGAAGTTTCAGAAGGTCTAAGCAGCATCCAATCTAAGCTGTTCCTTCTTCTTTGCCTCGAGAGAAAAAAGGTGAGCTCGGCTGCAACCATGGCCAAATCTCCAATCATGGGTATGGCGACTGAAGTAGAATAGCAAAAGGATTCCTTGGGACATCCACATGAGAAAAATGCAGCCCAAAGTATAACAAGTTGTCACTCACTTGAGCACTATAAATAGAGCCATCTCTACTTGCCCTCCCcatcacaaaacaaagcattccctTCGCTTCTCACGGACGACATGGCGAGGCTGTCGGATCCACTGGCCGTCGGGCGGGTGATCGGAGAAGTCATCGACTCGTTCCACCCGAGCGTGAGGATGACGGTGACCTACAACTCCAGTAAGCTGGTCTGCAATGGCCATGAGTTCTACCCCTCTGCAGTTGTGTCCGAACCCAGAGTGGAGGTCCAATGTGGTGACATGAGGTCCTTCTTTACCCTGGTATCTATGCTACAGCCTCCACAGCTCTCCTCTCCCCGACCCCACTGTTCCATGCATCTTAACCACGGCCGCTGCTGCTGTCGCAGGTGATGACAGACCCAGATGTGCCAGGCCCTAGTGATCCATACCTGAGGGAGCACGTCCACTGGTAAATCACATGAATAATTGCTACCGTAAAGGAAGATAGAAGAAGTGATGCTGATGATTCTGAGTTGCTTTCGACTAACCATTTGCCTTTATTGATCGACGTCATGCAGGATTGTGACGGACATACCCGGCACTCCCGATGCGTCCTTGGGTGGGCTTTCTTTCTCCTCTCTGTCGTGTTGACGTCTCTTATCTTCAATCtctttatgtgacatttgagaagCAGGGAAGGAGGTGGTGGGCTACGAGAGCCCCAGGCCCAGCATCGGCATCCACCGCTTCGTCTTTGTACTCTTCCAGCAGAAGCGGAGACAGTCGGTGGTGGCGCCGCCGCCGTCGCGGGACCGCTTCAACACCCGCCGCTTCGCCCAGGAGAACGACCTCGGCCTCCCGGTCGCCGCCGTCTACTTCAACGCTCAGAGGGAGACGGCCGCCCGGCGGCGCTGATGGCCGTCGTCCTCTCTCTCCCAATCCGAAAGCATTGGTGCCCATTCCTCTTCGTCTCCTTTACGTGCTCTACTACGGCGATGACAGCGTCATCGCTTGTCATGAATAACCTGTCGTCGATGTACTGATGTTGTTGTCGTTGTAACTGTCTATCTATGAAGATGATTCTATTTAGTCGGATAGTTATTTTAGTATTGGAACAAGCAATATATATAGAATAGAttagaaaaaagaaatataagctTATTAAACTAATGAAATTATTCCCAAACTAACACCATAAAAATCTTCGTCAATAGTATAATTTATGAGTTCCGCAACTAAATGGAAAGTGGCTAATTGTACAGTTAATGATCAAAATAGCAATATAATGAGGGTAACACTTGCAACCGGAAGAAAGTAGCAATTGGATTCGGAGATTAGGGTTCACCTAATTGTACGAGGAAAGGATTCGAGCTCGGTCTAAAATTGAAGTGGGTCCAATATAATTAGGGTTCAAGTGAAATTAAATTGAAATCGAATCGGATTTGGGCTTAAACCAATCGGGTGCAAATGGGAGCGAACATTACAACCAAAGAGGTCGAGTGAGACCATGTGCTCGAACCGATCCATCAATAGACGTGTCCACGTATAAAAGCCCTCGAACGGCCGAGAACCCGAGGGCACGAGCGGCGCGACATGGAGGCTCCGCCACCGCCACAGCCCGCCGCTTCCGCGGAGCAGCCGGCTCCCGCCGCGGCTTCCTCCCAGCCGCCGGAGCCGACGCAGACGCCATCTCCGTCTCCGTCTCCCTCGCCCGCCCCGGATCCCGCGCAGCCACCGCCCGTCTCAGCCCCTCCTCCCCCATCCGCCGCCCCTTCCGCCGCCCAAAACCCTCCCCAACTCCAGCCCCAGTCGCTTCCTCCGTCTCAGTCTCAGCCGCCACCGCCCCAGCAGCAGTCCCAGCCCCAGCAGCCGATCCAGCAGCCGCGGCCGCCTCTCGTGCGGAACCGTCCCCCCACCCCTTTCCCTCACTTCTCGCACCACCTTCCCTCTTccgctcctccctcctcctccgcctccgcctccgcctcttcCGCCGCGCctgctccttctccttctccttctgccGCATCGCAGAGAGGAGGGCTCGCCATTGGGGTCCCGGCTCACAGCTCACACCTCCCGAGGGCCCAGCAGCCCGTGGCCACCTATTCCTCGATAGGCGCCTCCCCAGCCTTCAATCAGCCATTTACTCCGTTGCCTCGCATGACGGAGCAGTCCTCGGCGGCCAATGCCCAGGTATCGTTTGAGCTTTTCCTGACAATCTAATCTAGGGATCTGCCTCTTTTTTTTGCCGCTACAGTGACATACTTCAATGGTTGTCTCGGTGTCAAAATGTAAGTTTGACGACTAAGTGTCTTGATCGGAAGCCCACTGTAGATACAAGTAGGATGTTGAAGGGGGATGACTTGAACTCATTATTGCATCCCGTTGTTACATAACACACATTTGATCTGAGTTGAGCATTCAAAGGGAAAGAATTTGTTAGTTATCAACAGTGGCATTAAAACTTTAAGCTATAAGTTCGGCTTCCTACTTGCATTTTATGCTATTTAAGCTATATGTTTTGCTTTCTTTCCCTACTGATTTGCTTATAGAGATTCAATGGCAATAGAAACTGAGTGATTGATTCTGGAGGATTGAATATAGATCTGGTCGAGTATATTCTATTCGTAGGATGTTAATGGAACTTATCCCTTTCGTCTAATATTTCAGGTAAGACAACCCATTCAAGGGATTCAGAATATTGGAATGATTGGCTCTCTTAGCACTACGACACAGATTCGACCAGGTGGGGTGACTGGGCCTCCACAGCAGAGGTTGGTTCAGCCAATATCAAGAGCAGCATCTCCATCAACTAACCAAACTTTAGGTTCACAGgtaatttgagatttttttttttcatttcttgcATTCGGCAAACATTTTAATACATCTTGCACATGGTTGTCATCTCATTTAGAAGAATCAGATGTATACCAGTTTACCTTATAACAAAGAAATTTCTTCTTGATGTTTGAAACAGTAATTGTGTTGGCTGATTGTAGTCATGTCTTCTGCATTGATGATTTAATTAAGTAGGAAATAGAATTAGAAATTTTGTTTATGATCATGTTACTTTCTTTTGGAGGGAATGCCACTCAgctttgatattgcttttcagaaAAATGGAGTCTCACCAATCAAATAGATGCAAATGTCCCTTCCTGTGACCACAGATTGGTGCATGTTAATCTAGATACATTTGCATAGTTCTATGCTCGTTTGGTTCCATAAAGTCACTGATTACATTGTCCTCAATTTTGCCAAATAAACAATGGAATTTTTGCTCTTGTCGTGCTGCGTATTGTGTTCTGTTTAGTCATTAGTGCATTCCTTTTGTACTGGCTTTTAGTTTCTTTAAATTTGCAGTTTGCGTCAAATGGTGCTTAAATAATACTTTGTTTTACAATTTTCTTCTGGAGAAGAAAGCTTTGTTTTTTTTAATACAATTTTCTTCCTGTTGCCATGTGATATCCTGAGCTTGATTATTACTTTTCTGCAGAAATTCCCAAATTCTGGTTTGATAAGGGGCCCTTCCATGGTTTCATCTGGTTCCATATCGTCTGTGCCACAGCAGTCGTTAGTATCATCGCAAGGAAAGCAAATGCCTGCATCTTCATCATCATTTAGGCCCCAGGCAAAGCCAAATGTTCTGCAGCAAAGGCCACACAGTCTCCAACAAACTCAACAACCGCCTTCAGCAGCTTCTCATCAACAGCAAATACCAACAtcccagcagcagcaacaacaaaaacaacaacaatTTCAGATGCAactacaacaacaacagcaacagccGCAGTTTCACCAACAACATTCTTCACCACGTCAAACACAAGAGTACTATAATCAACAAAACCTACAGCTAAGGAACCAGCAGCAATTGCTCCAACAACAGCCTGCACGACCTCTTGGACCCGCAACTACTAAGCCAAATCCGCCGACATTAGTCCAAACTAATGTTGCACAACCAGCAGTTACGCATCCAGTTGTTGGTACAGATGCTGCAGAATCTGGAGACCATATTCTTGGCAAGAGAAGCCTTCGTGAGTTGGTTAGCCAGGTAAGTGAATTTGTATTTTAATCTTATTATATACTGTATCAGTGTGCTGAGATTGATGGATTATTTAGATCAAAAGTTGCAGCCTCTTTGATCCCTCATTTCTCATTTGCACTTATATCTAAAATTAGCTTTCACTTGCTTTTATGGAACATGCCTACTGAAAATTATGTGCTGTACAATCTTCATAATTTGGTAATAACTTATTGCAGATTGATCCATCTGAAAAGTTGGATTCTGAAGTTGAAGATGTTCTTGTTGAGATTGCTGAAGATTTTGTAGAATCTGTGAGTTCCTTTGCCCACATGAACATGGTGTATTTACTGCACAGAcaatatgtacattggtttgagtTAGAACCTTCATACAAAATTGCTTGCTTTTCTTTCTTAAGAATGCATATACTGTGGAGCCTCTTTATCATACCTATTCGGGATGGAATTGTAACTTAAGTTcacatttattttgttttataaccCAAGTTGTGTCcaggtcaatcacataaatttcaTAGACCAACTATTGGTTTCTTTGTCAGCTTTCCTGGATGGCCTTACTTTCTTTGAAATTTGCTATACCTAGCAGCAAAAGCACTAAAAGAAGAATATTTATGACAGATGATTAATGGAAGGATGAACCACATTGGTTTTGTTTGTTATTGGACAGTCCTTTTATTTCTAACCCAGATCGGTGTGAAGGATATTCCTTTAAACtatcaattttgttttttttttttaatttcagtaTTCTGGTATGAATCACCTTTTATCCTCTTCTATGACCCATCAGATGTGAGCCTTTCTCAATTGTACGAGTCCATTATGCAAAGTTTATATTCTAATTTAGGACTTGACATTTTTCTTGGTCTGTATCTTTCCAAAATATTATATGCTTGAAAGATGATTTTAGAAGATGGTGCTCGATGAGCTTAGAAGATGATGCTCTCGTGGTACCTAAAAACATAATTTGTTTAAAATAAAAAGTATGAGTTTTATGTTAACCTATATGTGGTTGAAGTATATATATCTTCAATTTATTTCTACTTGAACCATTAAACTTGCCTGAATTTGACCTTGAGATGTTATGGCCCAAACTGTTGTGCATTTGTACATCAATTAAGTTGCGAACCAACTTCGATCTTGTCAAACTTTATTGTTTTCCCTTTCAGTGTCAATTTGTTCGTGATATTTTTATCTTAAGCAGGTAGCAACTTTTGCTTGCTCCTTGGCTAAGCATCGAAAATCTACTACATTAGAGGCAAAGGACATACTCCTCCATGTAGGTGAGCAGTTTAATAATTTCCTgttgttttgttttctttcaacttTATTATTCTTTGTCCCTTGCATTTTTTTCTATGTTAAATGTTAAATTCAAATTTTCCTGTACAGAGAGAAACTGGAACATGATGCTACCTGGTTATGGTGGAGATGAGATCAAGTGTTATAAGAAGCAGGTACTTGAGAATATGTAATCGGAGAATCTTATATTTTTTGTATGCCATGTAAACAATTCAATCTTGGATATGGACATGCCGTTATGTTCACAAATTCTTAGTGTTATACCCACAATTACAGCTTAGGAGGACGAAATGACTGTACTGAGAGCATTTGACTTTCACCAGCTTTCCACCTTGCTACTGTCTGGTCTTCTCTCTACATTCTCTCTCTCCATCCTTATACAGAAACCTTTATGTGCCTAATGACTAATGAGAGACATTTCAAATGTGAGAGAAGGGAATGCTGGTGGTTTCTGAAAGAGGGCAACAAGGAGGTGAGGGAGACAACGTGACAGGAAAAAAATGTTTGGCTAGTCAGAGGTCTAATTCCAATGGTTGACCAAAAAGGGAACATAAGAAAGAATTCCATTAGCAGTTCATTAGGTTTGTAGGGTTATATATGATATTTGGCATAGTAGTGTATATCTATGGCTACTTGCAGGGGTAGCTCATCCAATTATTTTTGGATTGTGAATGAAATTCATGTTACATTTAAATTGCTGTTGCGTCATGTTGTTCCTTTTTCCTTAAGAAACTTATACAAAATATTTGGTTTTGATTTCTTTGGGACAGTTCACAAATGATATTCACAAAGAGAGGCTTGCTGTGGTATGTTTTCCATCTGTGCTTTCTTCTTGTTACTCCTTATATTTGCAAACTTCATTCTCGTGCTACATGTTTCAACTAATTTTCCATTTCCATTCACCGATCATAT of the Musa acuminata AAA Group cultivar baxijiao chromosome BXJ3-2, Cavendish_Baxijiao_AAA, whole genome shotgun sequence genome contains:
- the LOC135630910 gene encoding CEN-like protein 2, translated to MARLSDPLAVGRVIGEVIDSFHPSVRMTVTYNSSKLVCNGHEFYPSAVVSEPRVEVQCGDMRSFFTLVMTDPDVPGPSDPYLREHVHWIVTDIPGTPDASLGKEVVGYESPRPSIGIHRFVFVLFQQKRRQSVVAPPPSRDRFNTRRFAQENDLGLPVAAVYFNAQRETAARRR
- the LOC135630657 gene encoding transcription initiation factor TFIID subunit 12-like; the encoded protein is MEAPPPPQPAASAEQPAPAAASSQPPEPTQTPSPSPSPSPAPDPAQPPPVSAPPPPSAAPSAAQNPPQLQPQSLPPSQSQPPPPQQQSQPQQPIQQPRPPLVRNRPPTPFPHFSHHLPSSAPPSSSASASASSAAPAPSPSPSAASQRGGLAIGVPAHSSHLPRAQQPVATYSSIGASPAFNQPFTPLPRMTEQSSAANAQVRQPIQGIQNIGMIGSLSTTTQIRPGGVTGPPQQRLVQPISRAASPSTNQTLGSQKFPNSGLIRGPSMVSSGSISSVPQQSLVSSQGKQMPASSSSFRPQAKPNVLQQRPHSLQQTQQPPSAASHQQQIPTSQQQQQQKQQQFQMQLQQQQQQPQFHQQHSSPRQTQEYYNQQNLQLRNQQQLLQQQPARPLGPATTKPNPPTLVQTNVAQPAVTHPVVGTDAAESGDHILGKRSLRELVSQIDPSEKLDSEVEDVLVEIAEDFVESVATFACSLAKHRKSTTLEAKDILLHVERNWNMMLPGYGGDEIKCYKKQFTNDIHKERLAVIKKSMAATGDAANPKNASGGPAAASSKSHAQKAPPIGSPKA